In the genome of Primulina tabacum isolate GXHZ01 chromosome 13, ASM2559414v2, whole genome shotgun sequence, the window GAATCAGACTTAGAAAATTAGCCAAGCGTAACTTGATTTATAATCTCATGTAAAATaaagaaaagatgaaaaattgagagaaaattcCTGCACCTCATGCTTCTTGTACACTTGAAGATTGTGTAATTCCAATGATATTGTAGTCTTTCATGGGTGGACAAAAGAGAGAATatagaataaaaataaaataaaatacaaaaataaatacaatCCTACTATGATAGAAtgaaatctatcaacaacaaaaaaattatttttatttatcaaatttttcgtTATCTCAATGATAAAAGTTTTTTTCATCCAAAACATTCAATGAATCAAATACCACAATTAAGATTtctgaaatataatatttttatcatcaaTTTCGAGCTCCATATGCAGACACAAAGTACGACCACGCTTTATTCCCGATCTTCTTCTGTTATGGTCATTTTTTCAAAACTACATCTTGTCAACTTcaaatatgataaaaataacatttttagcTCAAATTTGCTCCAAGATCAAAAACTTTTTCATACAACAAAACAACAGccaaaatatatcaattaagcATTATGGAAAATTAAGATAATGAAAAAGATGATAACAAAAAATACAAAGTACCTatcacaaaataaattattctatgAAATCATTATGATTCCTTAGTTTGAGTGATGATGAATCCTTGTTCCTTAAAGCTGAAGCCTAAGCCTCTCTTCTTGTTAACTAATTTCACACTCGACCTGCCCGCAGCAAGACAACCAATtagcaaaattttcaaatttggtACCATAAGTATTACACaagattcgttttaaaacaaCTTCTTTTATATTACATCCGGATAATTTCTTCATGTATAAAAAAACTCATCCGTGGTTTCTATCATAATCTAATGACCGACGATACGCTGAAAGAAGTTCTTTTTctatacaaaaaaaaatcattggATTGAGACGGTTTCCTTCAAGATTAAGTGATGTTCATCATAATCTAATAAATGACGATATATTGAGAAAAATTCTCTCGATATAATATAGAATAATAGTGTATTTCCTTTTCCTAGTATAGAATTTACCTATTAAAatgcagtaaaatttaaaaatcttgatCGATGACAACGCAGCTGAACTGATCATAGGAGTCTGACAAAGTTTCCCTTTTGCTCCACAGAAGATTTTGCCATCAGGCAATATAATTTTGTCGTCGATCCTAATCCCTCATTTTTCCGTGTTAGAAACACCACAAGATTTCAATCACTGTAATGGGATTTCGGATTAAGACAAATAAACCTTAAAAAAATAGCATGCCGCGTAGAAAAAAATCATTGAAAAACTCTGTTCATGGTAAAGATGATATTCCAAGAATTCAGCCACGGTAATTTCTTTTTGGTTCTTTTTTTTAATGGAAGTATAGCTCAAGActgactttttttttctttttttttttacttacgCGTCCGCTTCATCAATCAAGAGGACCCATTTCTACATTATAGAGATGGAGCACAAATCCTCAAAGGATCAGCTACCTGGTACCTCGAAAGAAAAGCCAGAGGATGATGCAAGAAAGAAGCAACTGGCCCCGAAGAGGACTTCAAACAAAGACAGGCACAAGAAAGTCGAGGGAAGAGGGAGAAGAATAAGGATTCCGGCGCTTTCGGCGGCGAGGATATTTCAGTTAACTCGGGAATTAGGCCATAAAACTGATGGGGAAACTATTCAGTGGCTGTTGCAGCAAGCGGAGCCGTCGATTTTTGCGGCGACTGGGACAGGAACTGTTCCGGCTTCTGCTATTGAAGGTGCAGGGTGCTCTGTTTCTGAACAGGGGACCTCTGTTTCCTCTGCTTTGTATTCAAGATTGAGTGAAACCGTGGCAGGGATTGGAATAAGGGGGAATTTGTCATTGAGTGAAGATTTTTTGGGAAAATCTCTTGGTGTTTGGCCTTATTTAAGTAGTTTCGGCTCTGGGATTTTGCAGAATCCGAATGTCTTGAGCTCGAATTCGGGGAATCCAAGTGCTAATTGTGTGAGCAAAGTTGGGTTTCAGGGATTTGAGTTTCCAGCTTCGATCAATTCGATTCATCAGTCTCCAGGGCTAGAACTAGGCCTCTCTCAGGAGGGGAATATTGGGGGGATAAATCTTCAAGGATTTAGTCAGTTTTACCAACAGATGGCTCAGAATGGAGACTACAACCGTTCCAATAATCATCAAGAACGAGATCATTCAAAGGATAATTCCCAGGGATCAACTGAATTATAGTAGTAAGGATATATTTGAAGACAtttatggtttgttatttcATGTATGTATGATTTTGGTAAGTGATGTAGTTGATCAACAGTTGTTGCAAGCTTAAAAGATCAGACTTAATGGAGGCAAAGATCAAAACAGGTAACAGAGATTTCCCTGATTTTTTTCCTAATTGTTTTAATTCCTATTTCCCTTGATTGCTTTGGTTTTAGACCTTTTTTCCAAAGATATTGAATcttatttcttttcttttcaattgCAGTTGGAATAACTTATAGTAAGAGTGCCATGAAGATTGCTTGTGATATTTCTGTGGTGTCCAATTTTGAGgtgtgttatttattttttgaagatGTATTAGCTTCTATATAATACACAAAATTTGTAGGTCTTGTTGGTTGGTTTTTGTTTGgcctttaaaatatatatacaaaactTGGATGATATCTGAAA includes:
- the LOC142523110 gene encoding transcription factor TCP20-like; translated protein: MEHKSSKDQLPGTSKEKPEDDARKKQLAPKRTSNKDRHKKVEGRGRRIRIPALSAARIFQLTRELGHKTDGETIQWLLQQAEPSIFAATGTGTVPASAIEGAGCSVSEQGTSVSSALYSRLSETVAGIGIRGNLSLSEDFLGKSLGVWPYLSSFGSGILQNPNVLSSNSGNPSANCVSKVGFQGFEFPASINSIHQSPGLELGLSQEGNIGGINLQGFSQFYQQMAQNGDYNRSNNHQERDHSKDNSQGSTEL